Proteins from a single region of Neodiprion virginianus isolate iyNeoVirg1 chromosome 4, iyNeoVirg1.1, whole genome shotgun sequence:
- the LOC124303820 gene encoding protein roadkill, whose translation MALARIPVVSDCAPQTSRVTSNLHSSSSMAVSRVPSPPPPEVNTPVAENWCYTQVKVVKFSYMWTINNFSFCREEMGEVLKSSTFSAGANDKLKWCLRVNPKGLDEESKDYLSLYLLLVSCNKSEVRAKFKFSILNAKREETKAMESQRAYRFVQGKDWGFKKFIRRDFLLDEANGLLPDDKLTIFCEVSVVADSVNISGQSNTIQFKVPECRLPDDLGLLFENQKFSDVTLTVCGREFQAHKAILAARSPVFSAMFEHEMEERKQNRVDITDVDHEVLREMLRFIYTGKAANLEKMADDLLAAADKYALERLKVMCEEALCTSLAIENAADILILADLHSADQLKAQAIDFINTHATDVMDTAGWKSMIHSHPHLIAEAFRALATQQIPPIGPPRKRMKQS comes from the exons GATCCCGGTGGTGAGTGACTGCGCACCGCAGACGTCGCGGGTCACGTCGAACTTGCACAGCAGCAGTAGCATGGCGGTGAGCCGGGTTCCGAGCCCTCCGCCGCCCGAAGTCAACACGCCCGTCGCCGAGAACTGGTGCTACACGCAG GTGAAGGTGGTCAAGTTCAGCTACATGTGGACAATAAACAACTTCAGCTTCTGCCGAGAGGAAATGGGTGAAGTCCTCAAGTCGTCTACTTTCTCGGCAGGGGCAAACGACAAACTTAAATG GTGCCTGAGAGTGAATCCTAAGGGTTTGGACGAGGAAAGTAAAGACTACCTCTCTTTATATCTACTGCTTGTCTCGTGCAACAAATCCGAAGTCAGAgcaaagttcaaattttctattcttaATGCCAAAAGGGAAGAAACCAAAGCTATGG AGAGCCAGCGAGCCTATAGGTTTGTGCAAGGAAAGGACTGGGggttcaaaaaattcatacgAAGAGATTTCCTACTAGATGAAGCAAATGGACTTTTGCCCGATGACAAACTCACGATATTCTGTGAG GTAAGTGTCGTTGCCGATAGCGTAAACATCTCTGGGCAGAGTAATACGATACAATTCAAAGTTCCCGAATGCCGGCTACCCGACGATCTTGGACTGCTATttgaaaaccaaaaattcAGTGATGTCACACTCACCGTTTGCGGTAGAGAATTCCAGGCACACAAAGCGATACTTGCTG CTCGAAGTCCTGTATTTTCGGCAATGTTTGAGCATGAAATGGAGgaacgaaaacaaaacagagtCGATATAACGGACGTTGATCACGAAGTCTTGAGAGAAATGTTACGCTTTATATATACGGGGAAAGCGgcaaatttagaaaaaatggCTGACGATTTACTCGCAGCTGCAGATAAATATGCACTTGAGAGGCTTAAAGTAATGTGCGAAGAGGCGTTATGTACGAGTTTAGCTATTGAGAATGCGGCGGATATTCTTATCCTTGCTGATCTTCATAGCGCTGATCAACTCAAAGCGCAAGCCATAGATTTTATTAACAC ACATGCAACAGACGTGATGGATACAGCAGGGTGGAAATCAATGATCCACTCTCATCCGCACCTCATAGCAGAAGCTTTCCGCGCTTTAGCGACCCAACAGATCCCACCAATCGGTCCGCCGAGGAAACGGATGAAGCAAAGCTGA
- the LOC124303821 gene encoding uncharacterized protein LOC124303821 yields the protein MSFELEKLLLFWIFIQESIVAGSFSGELTNLGESTSKHNLSNYQFSNCSLYTIAYGSSCTCFECDKGQCTICCNSPGVPAFTCCYCHACLTSCWNNEWQLISFAQVGLSTALLIATVVTIALFFRICNSGMQFGAARRSGNPVVRNSAGRISISSIQQYVIQRLQDRPPRYNDLSDAPPVYGTDPANRVATSEAPPSYTRRAEPAESVNNSTPTTESSTQSNTNDSQLPTAINHI from the exons ATGTCGTTCGAACTTGAAAAGTTGTTATTGTTCTggatttttattcaagaaagtATCGTGGCAG GTTCATTTTCAGGTGAACTGACAAACCTTGGAGAATCGACTTCTAAACATAATTTGTCTAATTATCAGTTTTCAAACTGTTCATTATATACGATAGCCTATGGATCGTCTTGTACCTGCTTCGAGTGCGATA AGGGCCAGTGTACTATATGCTGCAATTCCCCAGGCGTACCAGCATTCACATGCTGTTACTGTCATGCCTGCCTGACGTCATGCTG gaaCAACGAATGGCAGCTGATATCCTTTGCTCAAGTAGGATTATCGACCGCATTGCTCATTGCAACAGTCGTTACCATTGCACTATTCTTCAGAATATGCAACAG TGGAATGCAGTTCGGGGCTGCCAGGCGATCTGGCAATCCAGTGGTCAGAAACTCTGCGGGTAGGATCAGCATCTCTTCAATTCAACAGTACGTTATTCAAAGGCTTCAAGACAGACCTCCGAGATACAATGACCTATCCGACGCTCCGCCAGTCTACGGCACAGACCCTGCAAATAGG GTTGCAACTTCCGAAGCTCCTCCAAGTTACACGAGAAGAGCAGAACCAGCTGAAAGTGTAAATAATTCAACGCCAACAACAGAGTCGTCGACACAATCGAATACAAACGATTCACAATTACCTACGGCTATTAATCATATCTAA
- the LOC124303824 gene encoding huntingtin-interacting protein K, whose product MADEDVNGDSDEVQQEKSQKKAAKYDSGAADLERVTDYAEEKEISSSDDFSCALTIIGDRRNKEAAEKIAKEKELLKVSIHKDDVDLIMKEMEISRSLAERTLREHRGDVVEALVTLTN is encoded by the exons ATGGCGGACGAAGATGTGAATGGGGATTCTGACGAGGTGCAGCAGGAAAAGTCACAAAAGAAAGCTGCAAAATATGATAGTGGTGCTGCGGATTTGGAAAGAGTGACGGATTACGCAGAGGAGAAGGAAATTTCTTCGTCCGACGATTTCTCATGC GCGCTAACCATCATCGGAGATCGACGGAATAAGGAAGCAGctgaaaaaattgctaaaGAGAAAGAATTGCTCAAGGTCTCCATTCATAAAGACGATGTGGATCTTATC atgaaagaGATGGAAATAAGTCGAAGCTTGGCTGAACGGACATTAAGAGAGCACAGAGGAGATGTTGTTGAGGCCCTTGTTACTCTGACCAACTGA